The genome window TAAGTTCAAGCATTGTCAAAGAGGTTGCGAAATATGGTAGTGATGTCAGTGAGCTTGTTCCTACTTGTGTTGTAGCAGCTTTAAAAGAAAAGTATGATTTTACAAAATAAACTACAAAGAGGATGTCTTAATTTTAAGGCATCCTTATTTTATTTGATAAAAATAAATTTAGGAAATATCAAGCGTGCTGATTAGGAAAATATAGGTTTATTATTGAGTGATAAAAGGATTTTTTTGTTGCTATTTTGCTAATATATGTCCATTTTAACTGATTGTAGCGTAGGGCTACTCGACTCCCGCAGGAAAGCGAGTAGCCCGTGGCGGAAATCAGAGCCTTCTAATTAATTAGGATGGATAAAAAATGGTTAATCAACACACCTGAGGAATTATCATAATATTTTTCTGCTGATTTGCTTTTACAATTGAGAAAGGTTAAAGGAATAAGCAAAATGGTTGATTTCCCTCTACCGCCTACTCCTCGGTCTCATCAAGGACACCAATCTTCTAAGAGTCGTCCAGTCTTCACTCATTCCTGAAATCCAAAGTCGCCTACTTCTTATAACGATGAGCTTCATTTTTACTCTAAAGATAAAGATAAGAACGATTTTTTATTTTAAGAAAAAAAGAGCATAAATAGTAGGCACAATGATTATGCTAAGTAGGCGGAATTTTATATATGGTCGAACGGATAGCTTGGCTGATTTCGCAATAACAAAAATTTGTAAGTGAATGCTTATACTTTGCATAGTTAACAACATAACAACTAGTAATGGTAAATACGAAAGGTTAGGGAAGGCCGAGACGGTCATTTTAAGACCATTTGTAACTTCAAGAATTGCGGCTATGGAAAGCTCAGCCGCATATGGAAGTTTAGGTATCAGTGAATCTAAGCCTTGCTGTACAATCGTCTGGATGGTAGTGAAAAAAATTATTGTAGTTCCAACTAATAGTATTGTTGGTGCTGTTTCTTTTATGCTTTCTGAAAATGGTGCAGTATTTAAAGGTGTATTGTGTATGGAAATGCTAGGAGGATCAATTTTACGGAATAAAAAATAGCCAGTAATTAAACAACAAATATTAAAACTATGTAGTAAACATAAAAACATCCATCCGAACGTACTACTTTGTAATAAATCAAGGCTTACAAAACCTAGCACAAAAAGTGGACTTGGTGCATGACATACGGCTAATAAAAAATTTGCCTCTTTTGGATGTAGTTGACCACTGTTTTTTAAGTAAACAATTGTTGTTGCTCCAGACGGATATCCCCCGAGTGCGCTAATAATATAGGCTTGTACGTATAAAGAAGCTCTTTTTGTTTTCGTTCGCATAGGAGCAGTTAAACGGAGAAGCCATTGCGTTAAAATAAGATAAGGTAATAAATATGGGAATAGCGCATCCATAAAAAGGTTCAAACCTAAATCAGTACCATGATGAGCTGTTTGTGGGAATAACAAGAGTAATAGAATAAGAACTATGCAAATCGCTATTTGAATTGTCGCGTACATGTTATCATCTCATTTCAACTTTTTGTCATTCACATAGGCAAATGCTAAAATCAATATATGTAAAAAAGGCAAAAACATGAACGTATGGTTTTGCGAGCGTCCTAGGAGGTGTTTTTCAATGAAGAAAAAAATTAGTATTTATTCAGTGTTATTAGTCGTTATTTGTTTTTTAATGTTATACCGACTAGACGCTTATATTATGAAGCCTGGAAGTGCTTATGATGTCAGTAAATTTGTTAACGTTGAAAATAACCATACTGACGATAAAGGATCCATGAGTTTAATGACAGTGGCTATGCAGCAAGCAACGCCTTTTTCGTATCTGTGGGCGAAAACACAAAAATATCAAAAACTAATGGATATTACTCAAGTTCGAAATCCAATGGAGGATGAAGAGGAATACAATGTTCGACAGTATAAATTAATGTCTGATTCACAATTTAATGCAAAATATATAGCTTTTCAAAAAGCTGGCCTTCAAACAAAAATTCTTTTCAATGGTGTTTTTGTATTAAATGTCCTAGATGGTGGTGCTTCAGATAATCTACTAAAAGCTGGCGATGAAATTATTGAAGTTGATGGACAAAAAATTAGTAACCAACAAATGCTTGTAGATCTTTTGAAACCAAAGCAACTTGGGGACAAGGCGACCATTAAATTTATACGTAATAAAAAAGAACAAGAAGTAACGATAACGTTAAAGGAAATTCCTGAGTCAGAAGAGAAAAGAGCTGGTTTAGGTATTTCGTATACTGAAAGTAAATCTATTGAAACAAATCCAAATGTGACTATGAAGACAGAGGATATTGGAGGTC of Lysinibacillus agricola contains these proteins:
- a CDS encoding SepM family pheromone-processing serine protease, which gives rise to MKKKISIYSVLLVVICFLMLYRLDAYIMKPGSAYDVSKFVNVENNHTDDKGSMSLMTVAMQQATPFSYLWAKTQKYQKLMDITQVRNPMEDEEEYNVRQYKLMSDSQFNAKYIAFQKAGLQTKILFNGVFVLNVLDGGASDNLLKAGDEIIEVDGQKISNQQMLVDLLKPKQLGDKATIKFIRNKKEQEVTITLKEIPESEEKRAGLGISYTESKSIETNPNVTMKTEDIGGPSAGLMFTLEILDQLLEEDLTKGYAVAGTGEMLADGSVGRIGGIDYKIIAADRDDMEIFFAPDDEITPEMKAKYPELESNYDTAVRTAKEIGTKMKIVPVKTVDDAIEYLKQLQPK